From Salvelinus sp. IW2-2015 linkage group LG2, ASM291031v2, whole genome shotgun sequence, one genomic window encodes:
- the ska3 gene encoding SKA complex subunit 3, with amino-acid sequence MDSSARFFTKLRNLAVNLETETASLQQAHQNYDDEDHSTEGAVRVLQELHSEVRGLKGQVNEQLVRQQAGENDVRSFIKTCMVLKQRTTEDIQRLRRHYEKYGYRAPKSTQKQSESNGQEAEASEKEDEDETEGGEEDQEEGEGYLTSVTPLKMPPPPFIDPLRTPQLSDFGLSEIHLKRVLGGTVFSSAEAPMPLPLPSLVLAMQPPMPKTPKCTLRMDEDDDLLTPRMVDFGLTEHTVCLNNDFTMDLQRKKPTKPLSSAVSLGLGAMSQRPAHVLSTPPSNSMMYSLATMESPEPPVFCTPGLKITKSQRHALSPPLRGEIDPESPCCLGNHQATPEVPAFETPYINRLLSTRKGERNTQADEDQDHSELPTSNRGSKQAWSYNVSEISIIGCTEEKLTPEMPSLESFLSSSLPYRGGGGTSGEQTMGSGEPPLSVLDQDGPTQTFNLGTPRVRGDYPEPSTPEMPDLSSVTQDIFKLISQSKKLPTAVVQPHLKPSTFHTATGKENRTQSLAVVSEREFLSLPSYLRQIPLSSLNQAIQKINGAKEERGHSGDAGHAWFLMEELKRITGVGTKAPMYFLCLTELKRLEHVQGVGTSAMYKVLSKTRT; translated from the exons ATGGACTCGTCGGCACGTTTTTTCACTAAGTTGCGAAACCTAGCCGTGAATTTGGAGACCGAAACTGCCAGTCTTCAACAGGCACACCAGAACTACGACGATGAAG ATCATAGCACTGAGGGTGCGGTGCGAGTTCTGCAAGAGCTGCACTCCGAGGTCAGGGGACTCAAG GGCCAGGTGAACGAGCAGCTGGTGCGCCAGCAGGCAGGGGAGAATGATGTGAGGAGCTTTATAAAGACGTGTATGGTGCTGAAGCAGAGGACCACAGAGGACATCCAGAGACTGAGGAGACACTATGAAAAATATGGCTACAGAGCGCCTAAGAGCACACAGAAACAGTCAG AGTCGAACGGCCAGGAGGCAGAAGCTTCAGAGAAAGAGGACGAGGATGAGaccgagggaggagaggaggaccaggaggaaggagagggatacCTCACCTCAGTGACCCCTCTGAAGATGCCCCCTCCGCCCTTCATTGACCCCTTGCGCACCCCCCAGCTCTCTGACTTCGGCCTGTCGGAGATTCACCTGAAGAGGGTGTTGGGTGGCACAGTGTTTTCCAGCGCTGAGGCCCCCATGCCTCTCCCTCTGCCGTCTCTAGTCCTAGCCATGCAGCCGCCCATGCCCAAAACGCCCAAGTGCACCTTGCGTATGGATGAAGATGACGACCTCTTGACCCCCCGCATGGTCGACTTTGGCCTCACGGAACACACTGTGTGTCTCAACAATGACTTCACCATGGACCTGCAGCGCAAGAAGCCCACAAAACCTCTCAG CTCAGCAGTGTCCTTGGGCTTGGGAGCAATGTCACAGAGACCGGCACATGTCCTCTCCACCCCACCATCAAACTCCATGATGTACAGCCTGGCTACCATGGAGTCCCCCGAGCCGCCTGTGTTTTGCACCCCAGGTCTGAAGATCACAAAGTCTCAGCGACACGCTCTGTCCCCTCCTCTGCGGGGAGAGATTGACCCAGAGTCCCCCTGTTGCCTTGGCAACCACCAAGCCACCCCTGAGGTCCCAGCATTTGAGACACCATACATCAACAGACTCCTTAGCACCAGAAAG ggtgagagaaacacacaggcagATGAAGACCAAGATCACTCAGAACTTCCAACCTCCAATAGAGGCTCCAAACAAGCCTGGTCATATAATGTGTCAGAGATATCAATCATTGGATGTACAGAGGAAAAACTTACACCAGAGATGCCAAGCCTAGAGTCCTTTCTGAGCAGCTCTCTACCCTAT AGGGGTGGTGGTGGAACCAGTGGAGAGCAGACTATGGGGTCAGGAgagccccctctctctgtcctggatCAGGATGGTCCCACCCAGACATTCAACCTGGGGACCCCACGGGTCAGAGGGGACTACCCCGAGCCATCCACTCCTGAGATGCCGGACCTAAGCTCTGTCACACAGGACATCTTTAAG CTCATTTCCCAGAGCAAGAAGCTCCCCACAGCAGTAGTTCAGCCACACCTCAAGCCTTCAACCTTCCACACTGCAACAGGGAAAGAGAACAG GACTCAGAGTCTGGCTGTGGTGTCAGAGAGGGAGTTCCTGAGTCTTCCAAGCTACCTGAGACAGATTCCTCTGTCCAGCCTCAACCAGGCCATTCAGAAGATCAACGGTGCCAAAGAGGAGCGAGGCCACA GTGGTGATGCGGGCCATGCATGGTTTCTGATGGAGGAGCTGAAGAGGATCACGGGGGTGGGCACCAAGGCCCCCATGTACTTCCTGTGTCTGACTGAGTTAAAGAGGCTGGAGCATGTGCAGGGAGTAGGAACCAGCGCCATGTACAAGGTCCTGTCAAAGACACGTACCTGA
- the LOC111978670 gene encoding potassium/sodium hyperpolarization-activated cyclic nucleotide-gated channel 1 — protein sequence MENSQAPVGRRTASTCGWRAVFLPQLNRQSLSVYGSEIAVEKECIRQLQSGVWVIHPFSPIRSYYIMCMVAITFLNLIGIPMEIAFLDGYSGVGWEGFNVFSDTLFLMDVALNFRMGIISEDSEVAILDIKKIRVIYLKSWFIPDVIAAFPIGYILLIAELQSHSDTSTSGSKASRMVRILMFVRIISLVRLLRVSRLVRFFNEVEKVSNANLEYVQLFFRILSLFMMMFLLCHWNGCIQYFVPMLEEFPSDCWVRQEKLMNATVGEKYSFGVFRALSHMIQISYGSNESPTNEVELWVVMTSMLSGALMYTVLVANAAAIITNVDQAAKAYKDKMNHLDDYMTFLKLPNDLRLRIQKYYGARYGGRWFDEKNFLISVSSALREEILTVMCLSLLNNVPMFQNRDVNFLNTVLLQFQHEVFQEDDVIFQQNAPGDRMFFIEHGQVLVETDSFSQELADGDYFGETCLMTKGKRLATVQALTTCQLFSLSSERFQMVLQGFPDIRRDMEKFSQQDKEYVLHL from the exons ATGGAGAACTCCCAAGCCCCTGTCGGCAGACGCACAGCCAGCACCTGTGGTTGGAGAGCTGTCTTTCTGCCTCAGCTGAACAGGCAGTCTCTATCTGTGTACGGCAGCGAGATAGCTGTGGAGAAGGAATGTATACGCCAGCTGCAGAGTGGAGTCTGGGTCATCCACCCATTCAGCCCCATAAG GAGTTACTACATCATGTGTATGGTTGCCATCACATTCCTGAATTTGATTGGGATCCCCATGGAGATAGCTTTCTTAGACGGGTACAGTGGAGTGGGCTGGGAAGGTTTCAATGTCTTCTCAGACACTCTGTTTCTGATGGATGTGGCTCTGAATTTTCGCATGGGTATCATCTCTGAGGACAGTGAG GTGGCTATACTGGATATCAAAAAGATCCGTGTGATTTACCTAAAGAGTTGGTTCATACCAGATGTGATTGCAGCATTCCCAATTGGCTACATACTATTAATCGCG GAGTTACAATCCCACAGTGACACCTCCACCTCAGGTTCCAAAGCCAGTAGAATGGTGCGGATCCTCATGTTTGTCCGAATCATCAGCCTTGTTAGGCTCCTCAGAGTCTCCAGGCTTGTCCGCTTCTTCAATGAAGTAGAAAAG GTTTCAAATGCCAACTTGGAGTATGTTCAGCTGTTCTTCCGCATACTGTCTTTGTTTATGATGATGTTTCTGCTGTGCCACTGGAACGGCTGTATCCAGTACTTTGTCCCGATGCTGGAGGAGTTCCCTTCTGACTGCTGGGTCAGACAAGAGAAGCTGATG AATGCCACGGTCGGTGAGAAGTATTCCTTTGGAGTGTTTCGTGCTCTCTCTCATATGATCCAAATTTCCTATGGCTCCAACGAGTCACCAACAA ATGAGGTGGAGCTGTGGGTGGTCATGACCAGTATGCTGTCTGGGGCTCTAATGTACACTGTACTGGTGGCCAACGCTGCTGCTATCATAACCAACGTAGACCAAGCAGCAAAAGCCTACAAAGATAAG ATGAATCATCTAGACGACTACATGACCTTCTTGAAGCTTCCTAACGACCTTCGTCTTCGAATCCAGAAATACTACGGGGCCCGCTATGGGGGGAGATGGTTTGACGAAAAGAACTTTCTAATTTCAGTCTCCTCAGCTTTGAGAGAG GAGATTCTGACAGTGATGTGTTTGAGCCTGCTGAACAACGTACCCATGTTCCAGAACCGAGACGTCAACTTCCTGAACACAGTTCTCCTCCAGTTTCAGCATGAAGTCTTCCAGGAGGATGATGTCATCTTCCAACAGAACGCGCCCGGAGACCGCATGTTCTTTATCGAGCATGGCCAGGTCCTGGTGGAGACAGACTCCTTCTCGCAGGAACTGGCTGACGGAGACTACTTTGGAG AGACCTGCCTCATGACCAAAGGAAAGCGTTTGGCCACGGTTCAAGCTCTGACCACCTGCCAGCTCTTCTCCCTGTCCTCAGAACGCTTCCAGATGGTTCTACAGGGCTTCCCTGATATCAGGAGAGACATGGAAAAGTTTTCACAGCAGGACAAGGAATATGTGCTACATCTCTAG
- the LOC111972376 gene encoding potassium/sodium hyperpolarization-activated cyclic nucleotide-gated channel 2-like has protein sequence MEGNGLTRRTRYLLSKSLKEEILTVMCAALMNNTLMLKNRDVNFLNAVLTQLQFEVFQEADIIIRQNTSRDRMFFIEHRQFLVKTDFFQKELIEGDYFGDLPPDQRKRLATVRAMTICQLLSLHADSFQQVLQAFPNVRKDLKMTAQ, from the exons ATGGAGGGAAATGGTTTGACGAGAAGGACACGCTATTTGTTGTCCAAGTCTTTGAAAGAG GAGATCCTGACAGTGATGTGTGCAGCCTTGATGAACAACACGCTCATGTTGAAGAACCGAGATGTCAACTTCCTGAACGCCGTTCTCACCCAGCTGCAGTTCGAGGTCTTCCAGGAGGCTGACATCATCATCAGGCAGAACACGTCCAGAGACCGCATGTTCTTCATCGAGCACCGCCAGTTCCTGGTGAAGACCGACTTCTTCCAGAAGGAGCTTATTGAAGGAGACTACTTTGGAG ATCTGCCTCCTGACCAAAGGAAGCGTTTGGCAACGGTGCGAGCTATGACCATCTGCCAGCTCTTATCCCTGCACGCAGACAGCTTccagcaggtcctacaggccttccCTAACGTCAGGAAAGATCTGAAGATGACTGCCCAATAG